In Clarias gariepinus isolate MV-2021 ecotype Netherlands chromosome 9, CGAR_prim_01v2, whole genome shotgun sequence, a single window of DNA contains:
- the mc3r gene encoding melanocortin receptor 3 isoform X1 produces the protein MSDSYHHMLLRNSSLTNRTEEAECENGSTAIWKSNSSVIPPPPGALCQQVQIQAEVFLALGIISLLENILVISAVAKNKNLHSPMYFFLCSLAAADMLVSVSNSLETIVIAILKNNLLKLSDYFVRLMDNIFDSMICISLVSSICNLLAIAIDRYVTIFYALRYHSIVTARRALTAIGTIWLTCIICGIVFIVYSESKMVIICLITMFFAMLALMATLYVHMFLLARLHVQRIAALPIAAVAAGEPVPRQRSCLKGAVTISILLGVFVCCWAPFFLHLILLVACPRHPLCLCYMSHFTTYLVLIMCNSVIDPIIYAFRSLEMRKTFREILCCFGTGCPEPPCEREQDLETERPGERPQEWEKESETQ, from the coding sequence ATGAGTGACTCTTACCATCACATGCTCCTGCGGAACAGCTCTCTGACCAACCGCACAGAAGAAGCAGAATGCGAGAATGGAAGCACAGCAATATGGAAGTCTAACAGCAGTGTCATTCCTCCGCCACCAGGGGCACTGTGCCAGCAGGTTCAGATCCAGGCTGAAGTTTTCCTTGCACTTGGGATCATCAGCCTTCTGGAGAACATCCTGGTCATTTCTGCAGTGGCGAAAAACAAGAATCTACATTCGCCCATGTACTTCTTCCTCTGCAGCCTGGCAGCAGCGGACATGCTCGTGAGTGTCTCAAATTCACTGGAGACAATTGTGATCGCCATTCTTAAAAACAATCTGCTCAAACTCAGTGACTATTTTGTGCGTCTAATGGATAATATTTTTGATTCCATGATTTGTATCTCTCTGGTATCGTCTATTTGTAATCTCCTGGCCATCGCCATTGACCGCTATGTCACCATATTCTATGCACTGCGCTACCACAGCATCGTAACTGCACGGCGTGCATTAACTGCCATCGGCACCATTTGGCTCACCTGTATCATCTGTGGCATTGTCTTCATCGTCTACTCCGAGAGCAAGATGGTTATCATTTGTCTAATTACAATGTTCTTTGCAATGCTGGCACTAATGGCGACACTCTACGTTCACATGTTTTTGCTTGCCCGACTCCATGTCCAGCGCATTGCTGCATTACCAATTGCAGCTGTTGCTGCTGGTGAGCCGGTGCCACGGCAACGCAGCTGCCTGAAGGGAGCAGTGACTATCAGCATCCTCTTAGGGGTGTTTGTATGCTGCTGGGCACCTTTCTTCCTCCACCTTATCCTTCTCGTGGCATGTCCACGCCACCCACTCTGCTTGTGTTACATGTCACATTTCACTACCTACCTGGTGCTCATCATGTGCAATTCAGTCATCGACCCCATCATCTACGCATTCCGTAGCCTGGAGATGAGAAAGACATTTAGGGAGATCCTCTGCTGCTTCGGCACAGGGTGCCCAGAACCGCCCTGCGAGCGAGAACAAGATCTGGAGACAGAGAGACCGGGGGAGAGACCACAGGAATGGGAGAAGGAAAGTGAGACACAGTGA
- the mc3r gene encoding melanocortin receptor 3 isoform X2 — protein sequence MSDSYHHMLLRNSSLTNRTEEAECENGSTAIWKSNSSVIPPPPGALCQQVQIQAEVFLALGIISLLENILVISAVAKNKNLHSPMYFFLCSLAAADMLVSVSNSLETIVIAILKNNLLKLSDYFVRLMDNIFDSMICISLVSSICNLLAIAIDRYVTIFYALRYHSIVTARRALTAIGTIWLTCIICGIVFIVYSESKMVIICLITMFFAMLALMATLYVHMFLLARLHVQRIAALPIAAVAAGEPVPRQRSCLKGAVTISILLGVFVCCWAPFFLHLILLVACPRHPLCLCYMSHFTTYLVLIMCNSVIDPIIYAFRSLEMRKTFREILCWYNIKSVLIFCCLY from the exons ATGAGTGACTCTTACCATCACATGCTCCTGCGGAACAGCTCTCTGACCAACCGCACAGAAGAAGCAGAATGCGAGAATGGAAGCACAGCAATATGGAAGTCTAACAGCAGTGTCATTCCTCCGCCACCAGGGGCACTGTGCCAGCAGGTTCAGATCCAGGCTGAAGTTTTCCTTGCACTTGGGATCATCAGCCTTCTGGAGAACATCCTGGTCATTTCTGCAGTGGCGAAAAACAAGAATCTACATTCGCCCATGTACTTCTTCCTCTGCAGCCTGGCAGCAGCGGACATGCTCGTGAGTGTCTCAAATTCACTGGAGACAATTGTGATCGCCATTCTTAAAAACAATCTGCTCAAACTCAGTGACTATTTTGTGCGTCTAATGGATAATATTTTTGATTCCATGATTTGTATCTCTCTGGTATCGTCTATTTGTAATCTCCTGGCCATCGCCATTGACCGCTATGTCACCATATTCTATGCACTGCGCTACCACAGCATCGTAACTGCACGGCGTGCATTAACTGCCATCGGCACCATTTGGCTCACCTGTATCATCTGTGGCATTGTCTTCATCGTCTACTCCGAGAGCAAGATGGTTATCATTTGTCTAATTACAATGTTCTTTGCAATGCTGGCACTAATGGCGACACTCTACGTTCACATGTTTTTGCTTGCCCGACTCCATGTCCAGCGCATTGCTGCATTACCAATTGCAGCTGTTGCTGCTGGTGAGCCGGTGCCACGGCAACGCAGCTGCCTGAAGGGAGCAGTGACTATCAGCATCCTCTTAGGGGTGTTTGTATGCTGCTGGGCACCTTTCTTCCTCCACCTTATCCTTCTCGTGGCATGTCCACGCCACCCACTCTGCTTGTGTTACATGTCACATTTCACTACCTACCTGGTGCTCATCATGTGCAATTCAGTCATCGACCCCATCATCTACGCATTCCGTAGCCTGGAGATGAGAAAGACATTTAGGGAGATCCTCTGCTG GTATAATATAAAGTCTGTTCTAATATTCTGTTGTCTATATTGA